The Diorhabda sublineata isolate icDioSubl1.1 chromosome 6, icDioSubl1.1, whole genome shotgun sequence genome includes a window with the following:
- the LOC130446025 gene encoding protein VAC14 homolog isoform X2, whose product MSEKDYAPLSSACVRALHDKLYDRRKTAALEIEKMVKEFAAVNNTGQIKKILKVLGQDFSLSQNPHARKGGLIGLAAISIALGKDTEMYADELIKPILGCMVDQDQRVRYYACESLYNVVKVSRGAVLRHFSAIFNCLSKIATDPDPNVKVASELLDRLLKESVLENTSFNLDGFIPLLRERIYTKNAFSRQFIISWVTVLNSEPGLDLISYLPEILDGLFRILSDPNPEVKKMCETILGEFLRKIKANPSNVNFGAMINILINHAQEKGDDLAQFTAITWIKEFVQLSGPAMLPYMSGIFTAVLPCLSYDTDARRNIKETATAVNFTLMKLISLQGDTDNSLRPTLVSEEETSNELDLNSVLNVLNQYLLHNSIQTKVAVLKWIHDLYMKLPNKMGEYIDVLFPALQKTLSDGSDQVVQQCLVVIAEVISSPGAAEVNDKGTNTYYNKFMVSLLFLFSNDRKLLDERGSFIIRQLCVLLNAEDIFRTLAQILRNENNLKFANIMVEHLNMILLTSSELYILRNKLKDLKTETSKSLFCCLYETWCHNPVATVSLCLLTQSYSHVCDLIKLFGNLEVTVDFLIEIDKLVQLIESPIFAYLRLELLEVPCNKSLVRALYGLLMLLPQTDAFTTLRTRLSCIPSLQLHCEDNNVTKKKSSLVSTVNFQQLLDHFIDVQEKHKEYKQSQRSKELLTLDKETNNVDV is encoded by the exons atGTCTGAAAAAGATTATGCCCCTCTTAGTTCAGCGTGTGTCCGTGCGTTGCACGATAAACTTTACGATAGAAGAAAAACTGCTGCCCTAGAAATCGAAAA aatggttaaagaattTGCAGCAGTGAATAACACcggtcaaataaaaaaaattctgaaagtGTTAGGTCAAGACTTTTCACTTTCACAAAATCCTCACGCTAGAAAAGGGGGTTTAATTGGATTAGCTGCTATATCTATAGCATTGGGAAAG GATACTGAGATGTATGCAGATGAATTAATTAAACCTATTTTGGGATGTATGGTTGATCAAGATCAAAGAGTACGTTATTATGCATGCGAATCACTTTATAATGTGGTTAAAGTATCTAGGGGAGCTGTACTTCGGCATTTCTCAGCAATTTTCAACTGTTTAAGTAAAATTGCCACAGATCCAGATCCAAATGTAAAAGTTGCTTCAGAGTTACTTGACAGACTTCTTAAG GAAAGTGTACTAGAAAATACATCATTTAATTTAGATGGATTCATTCCTTTACTCAGAGaaagaatttatacaaaaaatgcattttctagACAATTTATCATCTCTTGGGTAACTGTTTTAAATTCAGAACCTGGTTTGGatttaataagttatttacCCGAAATATTAGATGGATTGTTCAGGATTTTGAGTGATCCTAATCCTGAGGTGAAAAAAATGTGCGAAACAATTTTAGGagagtttttaagaaaaattaaagcTAATCCCTCTAATGTTAATTTTGGTGCTATGATTAATATTCTTATAAACCATGCCCAAGAAAAGGGTGATGACTTGGCACag TTTACAGCTATCACTTGGATAAAAGAATTTGTACAATTATCGGGACCTGCTATGTTGCCTTACATGTCAGGAATATTCACAGCAGTTCTACCATGTTTATCATACGATACAGACGCCCGGAGAA ACATTAAGGAAACCGCAACGGCTGTCAACTTCACATTAATGAAGCTGATATCGTTACAAGGTGACACAGACAACTCATTGAGGCCAACGTTAG TTTCCGAAGAagaaacatcaaacgaattagATCTAAATTCCGTATTAAACGTTTTAAATCAATATCTTTTGCATAATTCGATTCAAACTAAAGTAGCGGTTCTAAAATGGATTCACGATTTGTACATGAAGTTACCAAATAAA ATGGGCGAATATATCGACGTACTTTTTCCCGCCCTACAAAAAACTCTGTCAGACGGATCCGATCAAGTAGTACAACAATGTCTAGTTGTTATAGCCGAAGTTATATCCTCACCGGGGGCAGCAGAAGTTAACGATAAAg GTACAAAtacttattataataaatttatggtgagtttattatttttgtttagtaaCGATAGGAAATTATTGGACGAAAGGGGTTCGTTTATTATAAG ACAACTCTGCGTTTTATTGAACGCTGAAGATATTTTCAGAACGTTGGCTCAAATacttagaaatgaaaataatctcAAGTTTGCTAATATTATGGTGGAGCATTTGAATATGATTCTGTTAACTTCTTCCGAactgtatattttgagaaataaactaaaagatCTAAAAACCGAg actagtaaATCGTTGTTTTGTTGTTTGTACGAAACTTGGTGTCATAACCCAGTAGCGACAGTATCATTGTGTCTATTGACCCAGAGTTACAGTCACGTATGCGACTTAATTAAACTGTT TGGTAATTTGGAAGTAACTGtagattttttgattgaaatcGACAAATTAGTCCAACTTATTGAATCTCCTATTTTTGCTT atttaagATTAGAATTACTTGAAGTACCTTGTAATAAAAGCTTAGTGAGAGCTTTATACGGACTCTTGATGTTATTACCACAAACGGATGCGTTTACAACTTTAAGAACCAGATTAAGCTGTATTCCTagcttacaattacactgtgaAGACAA taACGTTACCAAAAAGAAGTCGTCCCTTGTATCTACTGTAAATTTCCAACAACTTCTTGACCATTTTATTGATGTCCAAGAAAAACATAAAGAATATAAACAAAGTCAACGTTCCAAAGAATTATTAACTCTAGATAAGGAAACTAATAATGTTGATGTGTGA
- the LOC130446025 gene encoding protein VAC14 homolog isoform X1: protein MSEKDYAPLSSACVRALHDKLYDRRKTAALEIEKMVKEFAAVNNTGQIKKILKVLGQDFSLSQNPHARKGGLIGLAAISIALGKDTEMYADELIKPILGCMVDQDQRVRYYACESLYNVVKVSRGAVLRHFSAIFNCLSKIATDPDPNVKVASELLDRLLKESVLENTSFNLDGFIPLLRERIYTKNAFSRQFIISWVTVLNSEPGLDLISYLPEILDGLFRILSDPNPEVKKMCETILGEFLRKIKANPSNVNFGAMINILINHAQEKGDDLAQFTAITWIKEFVQLSGPAMLPYMSGIFTAVLPCLSYDTDARRMTDIKETATAVNFTLMKLISLQGDTDNSLRPTLVSEEETSNELDLNSVLNVLNQYLLHNSIQTKVAVLKWIHDLYMKLPNKMGEYIDVLFPALQKTLSDGSDQVVQQCLVVIAEVISSPGAAEVNDKGTNTYYNKFMVSLLFLFSNDRKLLDERGSFIIRQLCVLLNAEDIFRTLAQILRNENNLKFANIMVEHLNMILLTSSELYILRNKLKDLKTETSKSLFCCLYETWCHNPVATVSLCLLTQSYSHVCDLIKLFGNLEVTVDFLIEIDKLVQLIESPIFAYLRLELLEVPCNKSLVRALYGLLMLLPQTDAFTTLRTRLSCIPSLQLHCEDNNVTKKKSSLVSTVNFQQLLDHFIDVQEKHKEYKQSQRSKELLTLDKETNNVDV from the exons atGTCTGAAAAAGATTATGCCCCTCTTAGTTCAGCGTGTGTCCGTGCGTTGCACGATAAACTTTACGATAGAAGAAAAACTGCTGCCCTAGAAATCGAAAA aatggttaaagaattTGCAGCAGTGAATAACACcggtcaaataaaaaaaattctgaaagtGTTAGGTCAAGACTTTTCACTTTCACAAAATCCTCACGCTAGAAAAGGGGGTTTAATTGGATTAGCTGCTATATCTATAGCATTGGGAAAG GATACTGAGATGTATGCAGATGAATTAATTAAACCTATTTTGGGATGTATGGTTGATCAAGATCAAAGAGTACGTTATTATGCATGCGAATCACTTTATAATGTGGTTAAAGTATCTAGGGGAGCTGTACTTCGGCATTTCTCAGCAATTTTCAACTGTTTAAGTAAAATTGCCACAGATCCAGATCCAAATGTAAAAGTTGCTTCAGAGTTACTTGACAGACTTCTTAAG GAAAGTGTACTAGAAAATACATCATTTAATTTAGATGGATTCATTCCTTTACTCAGAGaaagaatttatacaaaaaatgcattttctagACAATTTATCATCTCTTGGGTAACTGTTTTAAATTCAGAACCTGGTTTGGatttaataagttatttacCCGAAATATTAGATGGATTGTTCAGGATTTTGAGTGATCCTAATCCTGAGGTGAAAAAAATGTGCGAAACAATTTTAGGagagtttttaagaaaaattaaagcTAATCCCTCTAATGTTAATTTTGGTGCTATGATTAATATTCTTATAAACCATGCCCAAGAAAAGGGTGATGACTTGGCACag TTTACAGCTATCACTTGGATAAAAGAATTTGTACAATTATCGGGACCTGCTATGTTGCCTTACATGTCAGGAATATTCACAGCAGTTCTACCATGTTTATCATACGATACAGACGCCCGGAGAA TGACAGACATTAAGGAAACCGCAACGGCTGTCAACTTCACATTAATGAAGCTGATATCGTTACAAGGTGACACAGACAACTCATTGAGGCCAACGTTAG TTTCCGAAGAagaaacatcaaacgaattagATCTAAATTCCGTATTAAACGTTTTAAATCAATATCTTTTGCATAATTCGATTCAAACTAAAGTAGCGGTTCTAAAATGGATTCACGATTTGTACATGAAGTTACCAAATAAA ATGGGCGAATATATCGACGTACTTTTTCCCGCCCTACAAAAAACTCTGTCAGACGGATCCGATCAAGTAGTACAACAATGTCTAGTTGTTATAGCCGAAGTTATATCCTCACCGGGGGCAGCAGAAGTTAACGATAAAg GTACAAAtacttattataataaatttatggtgagtttattatttttgtttagtaaCGATAGGAAATTATTGGACGAAAGGGGTTCGTTTATTATAAG ACAACTCTGCGTTTTATTGAACGCTGAAGATATTTTCAGAACGTTGGCTCAAATacttagaaatgaaaataatctcAAGTTTGCTAATATTATGGTGGAGCATTTGAATATGATTCTGTTAACTTCTTCCGAactgtatattttgagaaataaactaaaagatCTAAAAACCGAg actagtaaATCGTTGTTTTGTTGTTTGTACGAAACTTGGTGTCATAACCCAGTAGCGACAGTATCATTGTGTCTATTGACCCAGAGTTACAGTCACGTATGCGACTTAATTAAACTGTT TGGTAATTTGGAAGTAACTGtagattttttgattgaaatcGACAAATTAGTCCAACTTATTGAATCTCCTATTTTTGCTT atttaagATTAGAATTACTTGAAGTACCTTGTAATAAAAGCTTAGTGAGAGCTTTATACGGACTCTTGATGTTATTACCACAAACGGATGCGTTTACAACTTTAAGAACCAGATTAAGCTGTATTCCTagcttacaattacactgtgaAGACAA taACGTTACCAAAAAGAAGTCGTCCCTTGTATCTACTGTAAATTTCCAACAACTTCTTGACCATTTTATTGATGTCCAAGAAAAACATAAAGAATATAAACAAAGTCAACGTTCCAAAGAATTATTAACTCTAGATAAGGAAACTAATAATGTTGATGTGTGA
- the LOC130446026 gene encoding uncharacterized protein LOC130446026 isoform X1 has translation MEYDYDYKFAYKQHFGLSSSESGSENEETFQKLYGKYEPPPVPIDPDKVVIIQPEEPLSGPNERKISINTIESNLKPIKMKSKSKKGKNKKTISGETPVIENVQSEKENKESRNSLPYNQVASHIKEVVAKHLHQTIADINFPAHNKLQFYGSTLMFENSISGIDSRVDQCLSSKSNSAHNCQLISSSTKSVNQEMKSNPKKKKKKTKKNNQLENQQVLESVKLTFVLKEDDFPPLVQSKQASCIRKSKIKESNCEEKNYSQMYDTENESEITNQSQNFLDEGVIKPELKQLIECNFDSNSICTYETSKSPVYEDIIEKQNNILDNILKDTSFDFLINYYGFYNNSESEKHLASYKVENKQFKKDLKVKKIIKKVVKLDEACISENTVKTTDRKQNDNISSALCLKPSPVPENIVEKPKTESKLENKLTQNKIFDSINVNSSDDISSLGRNDSICRKHCCSQITDNLSINTRDVDINTDDRKLSIETNSIGIGTSDGEKDNCVIIQNVGCDMNRKGIKTPESILNMSIIDVVNKFIEIGICDDELHPQIQLGIQLILIYLIIKMFLSIMICAVDNMIILWILFLFRFLFR, from the exons ATGGAATAT GATTATGATTATAAGTTTGCATATAAACAACACTTCGGCTTATCAAGTTCAGAAAGTGGTTCAGAAAACGAGGAAACATTTCAGAAGCTATATGGAAAGTACGAACCACCCCCTGTCCCGATTGATCCAGATAAGGTTGTCATTATACAACCAGAAGAACCATTAAGCGGTCCAAATGAGCGTAAAATTAGTATCAATACCATTGAATCGAATTTAAAACCTATTAAAATGAAAAGCAAAagtaaaaaaggtaaaaataaaaaaacaatttcaggCGAAACTCCTGTGATAGAAAATGTACAATCTGAGAAAGAAAATAAGGAATCTAGAAATTCTCTACCCTATAATCAAGTTGCAAGTCACATTAAGGAAGTAGTGGCAAAGCATTTACATCAAACAATTGCTGATATTAATTTTCCAGCTCACAATAAATTGCAATTTTATGGATCTACattaatgtttgaaaattcaatatcagGTATTGATAGTAGAGTAGATCAATGTCTGTCTTCCAAAAGTAATTCTGCCCATAATTGTCAGCTGATCTCATCTTCTACAAAATCGGTAAACCAAGAAATGAAAAGCAAcccaaagaagaagaaaaagaaaactaaaaaaaataatcaattggAAAACCAACAAGTACTGGAATCTGTAAAACTTACTTTTGTGTTAAAAGAAGATGATTTTCCACCTCTTGTACAAAGCAAACAAGCTTCTTGTATTAGAAAGAGCAAAATAAAAGAATCAAACtgcgaagaaaaaaattattcacaaatgtatgatacagaaaatgaaagTGAAATAACAAATcaatctcaaaattttcttgaTGAGGGAGTGATAAAACCGGAATTGAAGCAACTAATTGAgtgtaattttgattctaatAGCATCTGTACATATGAAACAAGTAAATCTCCAGTTTATGAGGATATAATTGAGAAACAGAATAATATCCTCGATAATATACTGAAAGACACCAGTTTTGATTTTCTGATTAACTATTAcggtttttataataattcagaaTCAGAGAAGCACTTGGCAAGctataaagttgaaaataaacagTTCAAAAAAGATCTGaaggtgaaaaaaattataaagaaggTTGTAAAACTTGACGAGGCTTGTATTTCTGAAAATACAGTAAAAACAActgatagaaaacaaaatgataaCATCTCCAGTGCCTTATGCCTTAAACCATCACCTGTTCCTGAAAATATTGTAGAGAAACCTAAAACTGAGTcgaaacttgaaaataaattaacacaaaataaaatatttgattcaattaatGTCAATAGTTCTGACGATATTTCAAGCTTAGGTAGAAATGATTCGATTTGTCGCAAACACTGCTGTAGTCAAATAACAG acaatttatcaattaataCACGAGACGTGGATATTAATACTGATGATCGAAAGCTGTCAATAGAGACCAACAGCATTGGAATAGGCACTTCCGATGGAGAAAAAGATAATTGTGTAATTATCCAAAATGTAGGTTGTGATATGAATCGAAAAGGCATCAAAACCCCGGAGTCCATTTTGAACATGTCTATTATAGATgtagtaaataaatttatagagaTAGGAATATGTGACGACGAACTGCATCCCCAAATTCAGTTAGGAATACAACTGATactcatttatttaataattaaaatgtttttatctatTATGATTTGTGCTGTGGATAATATGATCATCTTATggatactatttttatttagattccTATTCAGGTGA
- the LOC130446026 gene encoding uncharacterized protein LOC130446026 isoform X2 — translation MKSKSKKGKNKKTISGETPVIENVQSEKENKESRNSLPYNQVASHIKEVVAKHLHQTIADINFPAHNKLQFYGSTLMFENSISGIDSRVDQCLSSKSNSAHNCQLISSSTKSVNQEMKSNPKKKKKKTKKNNQLENQQVLESVKLTFVLKEDDFPPLVQSKQASCIRKSKIKESNCEEKNYSQMYDTENESEITNQSQNFLDEGVIKPELKQLIECNFDSNSICTYETSKSPVYEDIIEKQNNILDNILKDTSFDFLINYYGFYNNSESEKHLASYKVENKQFKKDLKVKKIIKKVVKLDEACISENTVKTTDRKQNDNISSALCLKPSPVPENIVEKPKTESKLENKLTQNKIFDSINVNSSDDISSLGRNDSICRKHCCSQITDNLSINTRDVDINTDDRKLSIETNSIGIGTSDGEKDNCVIIQNVGCDMNRKGIKTPESILNMSIIDVVNKFIEIGICDDELHPQIQLGIQLILIYLIIKMFLSIMICAVDNMIILWILFLFRFLFR, via the exons ATGAAAAGCAAAagtaaaaaaggtaaaaataaaaaaacaatttcaggCGAAACTCCTGTGATAGAAAATGTACAATCTGAGAAAGAAAATAAGGAATCTAGAAATTCTCTACCCTATAATCAAGTTGCAAGTCACATTAAGGAAGTAGTGGCAAAGCATTTACATCAAACAATTGCTGATATTAATTTTCCAGCTCACAATAAATTGCAATTTTATGGATCTACattaatgtttgaaaattcaatatcagGTATTGATAGTAGAGTAGATCAATGTCTGTCTTCCAAAAGTAATTCTGCCCATAATTGTCAGCTGATCTCATCTTCTACAAAATCGGTAAACCAAGAAATGAAAAGCAAcccaaagaagaagaaaaagaaaactaaaaaaaataatcaattggAAAACCAACAAGTACTGGAATCTGTAAAACTTACTTTTGTGTTAAAAGAAGATGATTTTCCACCTCTTGTACAAAGCAAACAAGCTTCTTGTATTAGAAAGAGCAAAATAAAAGAATCAAACtgcgaagaaaaaaattattcacaaatgtatgatacagaaaatgaaagTGAAATAACAAATcaatctcaaaattttcttgaTGAGGGAGTGATAAAACCGGAATTGAAGCAACTAATTGAgtgtaattttgattctaatAGCATCTGTACATATGAAACAAGTAAATCTCCAGTTTATGAGGATATAATTGAGAAACAGAATAATATCCTCGATAATATACTGAAAGACACCAGTTTTGATTTTCTGATTAACTATTAcggtttttataataattcagaaTCAGAGAAGCACTTGGCAAGctataaagttgaaaataaacagTTCAAAAAAGATCTGaaggtgaaaaaaattataaagaaggTTGTAAAACTTGACGAGGCTTGTATTTCTGAAAATACAGTAAAAACAActgatagaaaacaaaatgataaCATCTCCAGTGCCTTATGCCTTAAACCATCACCTGTTCCTGAAAATATTGTAGAGAAACCTAAAACTGAGTcgaaacttgaaaataaattaacacaaaataaaatatttgattcaattaatGTCAATAGTTCTGACGATATTTCAAGCTTAGGTAGAAATGATTCGATTTGTCGCAAACACTGCTGTAGTCAAATAACAG acaatttatcaattaataCACGAGACGTGGATATTAATACTGATGATCGAAAGCTGTCAATAGAGACCAACAGCATTGGAATAGGCACTTCCGATGGAGAAAAAGATAATTGTGTAATTATCCAAAATGTAGGTTGTGATATGAATCGAAAAGGCATCAAAACCCCGGAGTCCATTTTGAACATGTCTATTATAGATgtagtaaataaatttatagagaTAGGAATATGTGACGACGAACTGCATCCCCAAATTCAGTTAGGAATACAACTGATactcatttatttaataattaaaatgtttttatctatTATGATTTGTGCTGTGGATAATATGATCATCTTATggatactatttttatttagattccTATTCAGGTGA